In the genome of Tuberibacillus sp. Marseille-P3662, one region contains:
- a CDS encoding ABC transporter ATP-binding protein, with the protein MIQFTNVSKIYQDGTKAVRGLDLSIQQGEFFVFIGPSGCGKTTTLKMMNRLIELSGGSIAINEQNISQFDIHELRWNIGYVLQKIALFPHMTIEENIAVVPELKKWSYKRTRKRVDELLDMVGLNPEIYRDRKPRELSGGEQQRIGVIRALAADPDIILMDEPFSALDPITRNKLQHDILDLQQRIKKTIVFVTHDMQEALALGDRIGLMQEGEMVQVDEPEALIQHPANDFVRDFIKSGTWEGQIGLFGEQVLLSEVLDPEPLDGGVSQNVTPLPFDTPLSDALGRLAEEAMIPVEQNGNIIGTISHQSVVQYLADQSKDRRGDHG; encoded by the coding sequence ATGATTCAATTTACCAACGTGTCAAAGATATATCAAGATGGGACAAAAGCGGTGCGCGGCCTCGATTTAAGCATTCAGCAAGGAGAGTTTTTTGTTTTCATCGGGCCGAGTGGCTGTGGGAAAACGACAACATTAAAAATGATGAATCGCTTGATTGAGTTATCGGGGGGAAGTATTGCGATTAATGAGCAAAATATTAGCCAATTTGATATTCATGAACTGCGTTGGAATATTGGTTATGTTTTACAAAAAATCGCACTTTTTCCGCATATGACAATCGAAGAGAATATTGCTGTTGTTCCTGAGCTGAAGAAATGGTCTTATAAGCGTACTCGGAAACGTGTGGATGAGCTTTTAGATATGGTTGGGTTGAATCCGGAGATATATCGAGACCGTAAGCCTAGGGAATTATCCGGTGGAGAGCAACAGCGTATTGGCGTTATTCGGGCGTTGGCTGCGGACCCCGATATTATTTTAATGGACGAGCCTTTTAGTGCCCTTGATCCGATCACTCGAAATAAATTGCAGCATGACATTCTTGACCTGCAGCAGCGGATTAAGAAGACCATCGTATTTGTCACGCATGATATGCAGGAAGCGCTTGCCTTAGGGGACAGGATTGGGTTGATGCAGGAAGGTGAAATGGTTCAAGTTGACGAACCGGAGGCGTTGATTCAGCATCCAGCCAATGATTTTGTTCGAGATTTTATTAAAAGCGGAACATGGGAGGGTCAAATCGGACTGTTCGGTGAACAAGTGCTGCTTTCTGAGGTTTTGGATCCGGAACCGTTGGATGGTGGTGTCAGTCAAAACGTAACTCCTCTACCTTTTGATACCCCATTAAGTGACGCGTTAGGCCGCTTAGCGGAAGAAGCGATGATACCTGTTGAACAGAATGGTAACATTATTGGAACCATCTCTCACCAATCGGTTGTCCAGTACCTAGCTGATCAATCTAAGGATAGGAGGGGCGATCATGGTTGA
- a CDS encoding type 1 glutamine amidotransferase domain-containing protein, with protein sequence MANKKVLMVVTNHTKITDDHKTGLWLEEFAVPYNVFKEKGYDVKVTSIDGGEVALDPNSLPEEKNEAWEAAENELKDTAQLSKDDAQGFDAVFLPGGHGTMYDFPDSETLQYVLQQFAEDDRVIGSVCHGPAGLVNVTYQNGTPLVEGKKVSAFTDEEEKDMGLDQHMPFLLESKLREKGADIVKGDSWSDFSIRDGHLATGQNPMSSRSTAEKVVEALES encoded by the coding sequence ATGGCTAATAAAAAAGTACTTATGGTTGTGACCAATCATACCAAAATTACAGATGATCATAAAACAGGTCTTTGGTTAGAGGAATTTGCCGTGCCTTATAATGTCTTCAAAGAAAAAGGTTATGACGTTAAAGTCACGAGTATTGATGGGGGTGAAGTTGCCCTTGATCCAAACAGTCTTCCTGAAGAGAAAAATGAAGCCTGGGAAGCAGCCGAAAATGAACTGAAAGATACAGCTCAATTAAGTAAAGATGATGCGCAAGGTTTCGATGCTGTGTTTCTACCAGGTGGACACGGAACGATGTATGATTTTCCGGACAGTGAAACCCTGCAATACGTGCTGCAACAATTCGCCGAGGATGATCGGGTCATTGGTTCTGTGTGCCATGGTCCTGCCGGCCTTGTTAATGTGACGTATCAAAACGGTACACCGCTTGTTGAAGGTAAAAAAGTGAGTGCCTTTACTGACGAGGAAGAGAAAGATATGGGTCTTGATCAACATATGCCATTCTTACTAGAATCTAAGCTCCGTGAGAAGGGCGCTGACATCGTTAAAGGCGACAGCTGGAGCGACTTTTCTATCCGCGACGGCCATCTAGCGACCGGACAAAATCCAATGTCAAGCCGGAGTACAGCAGAAAAAGTGGTAGAAGCATTGGAAAGTTAA
- the proC gene encoding pyrroline-5-carboxylate reductase has protein sequence MFQKVAFIGAGSMAESIITGVLAKGFLSTEHIWVTNRDNQDRLERMKNVYHIQVTQDKQTAVNDADIIILSMKPKDISEAIQSIKPFVNKEQMVVSVLAGVSTDYISDILASGSPVIRAMPNTSAAIGFSATAIAGGRSVSDHHIDLVKTLFQTIGTTTVVDEDDLHTVTGLSGSGPAYIYYFVEAMEEAAAEAGLKQDVAKELIVQTLVGAAEMLKTSEDTPSVLREKITSPGGTTQAGLETLEKYKYQEALMACIKQAAARSIELGSPFQKK, from the coding sequence ATGTTTCAAAAAGTGGCTTTTATCGGTGCAGGTTCGATGGCAGAATCGATTATTACAGGTGTATTGGCAAAAGGATTCTTATCAACTGAGCACATTTGGGTGACGAATCGGGATAATCAAGACCGGCTTGAGCGAATGAAAAATGTTTATCATATTCAAGTAACACAGGACAAACAGACAGCGGTGAACGATGCGGATATTATTATTCTGTCGATGAAACCTAAGGATATCAGTGAAGCAATCCAGTCAATCAAACCATTTGTGAACAAGGAGCAAATGGTTGTATCCGTGTTAGCGGGCGTCTCGACTGACTATATTTCAGACATATTAGCATCTGGATCACCTGTTATTCGAGCGATGCCAAACACATCAGCGGCGATTGGCTTTTCCGCGACGGCCATTGCTGGTGGCCGTTCGGTTAGCGATCATCACATAGATTTGGTTAAAACATTATTTCAAACGATCGGCACCACAACGGTTGTTGACGAGGATGATTTGCATACTGTGACGGGACTATCAGGCAGTGGTCCGGCTTATATTTACTATTTTGTTGAGGCCATGGAAGAAGCGGCTGCTGAAGCAGGATTGAAGCAGGACGTTGCAAAAGAGCTGATTGTTCAAACTTTGGTCGGGGCGGCGGAAATGCTGAAAACATCAGAAGATACCCCTTCAGTATTAAGAGAGAAAATCACCAGTCCAGGTGGCACAACACAAGCTGGACTCGAAACGCTTGAAAAATATAAGTATCAAGAAGCCTTGATGGCATGTATCAAACAAGCCGCTGCACGGTCCATCGAACTTGGCAGTCCATTTCAAAAGAAATAG
- a CDS encoding organic hydroperoxide resistance protein, whose amino-acid sequence MSNALFTAHATAKGGRNGHVKSDDGLIDLNLSMPTENPNEEGSNPEQLFAATYAACYDGALNLVASNKKKDIESTTTADVSFLKDPEDNGFKIGVTLNVNMSGVSQEEAEKLAENAHQVCPYSKATRGNIEVTLNAKAV is encoded by the coding sequence ATGAGTAATGCATTATTCACAGCCCATGCAACAGCTAAAGGTGGACGTAATGGCCATGTAAAATCGGATGACGGCTTGATTGATTTGAACCTGTCCATGCCGACTGAGAATCCGAATGAAGAAGGCTCTAACCCTGAGCAATTGTTTGCGGCAACGTACGCGGCTTGCTACGATGGGGCGCTCAATCTTGTCGCATCGAATAAGAAGAAAGACATCGAATCGACGACCACGGCTGATGTCAGTTTCTTAAAGGATCCTGAAGACAACGGTTTTAAAATTGGTGTGACCTTAAACGTAAATATGAGTGGTGTCAGTCAAGAAGAAGCTGAAAAGTTGGCGGAGAATGCTCACCAAGTGTGCCCTTATTCAAAGGCAACGCGTGGCAACATTGAAGTCACATTGAACGCAAAAGCTGTTTAA
- the abc-f gene encoding ribosomal protection-like ABC-F family protein — translation MSVFKANGLSMEINGQALFRNVDIEVGAGEHIALFGQNGSGKTTLLNGVLGRHSFDEGRLQRFVPLDEWGWLEQAPTTGANLTTTEFVQSAAKERFELKQQLESLQSQLKDEQSDSLWERYSTVYDRFLQLDGYALESEAEATLQRVKLNPSTWALPFQALSGGQKTRAQLARLMIEKPQFIIMDEPTNHLDGETLSWLEEWLQHYSGAVLFVSHDRRFLDRTAHAIYELTVDGSLRYTGGYTAYQEQKAIERQTQVALHKKQEKKRQELMDAINRYQKWFQQAHQAAGNNPVLKAKAKKNVTRFKAKESELERLENEQVKKPRADSKLKIHLDASEFNARKLLKAEELSFSYDDQPMFERVNLSINRGDRIAVIGPNGSGKTTLLKLLIGALAPTAGKVATHPQTKIGYFAQELGNLNNHQTILDSLLSLPDMTQSEARTLLGCFLFKQDDVFKKMRDLSMGEKCRVAFLKLYLSDANLLVLDEPTNFLDVDTREIIEDILQSYPGGIVLVSHDRYLLSKIANRVIQLNNHTVHDYPGGYDEFMQQAKQLDRGAREQHWENERQRLEMTLTQLMTADTTGMSEAEQREQLNDIRSIRQRIGELEKMLDS, via the coding sequence ATGTCTGTTTTTAAAGCCAATGGACTGAGTATGGAAATCAATGGTCAAGCGTTATTTCGGAATGTCGATATAGAGGTTGGAGCAGGTGAGCACATTGCGTTGTTTGGTCAAAATGGCTCCGGCAAAACAACGCTGCTGAATGGTGTGCTCGGACGACATTCATTTGATGAAGGAAGACTGCAGCGGTTCGTCCCATTAGATGAGTGGGGCTGGCTTGAGCAAGCACCGACCACTGGTGCAAATTTAACGACAACTGAATTTGTCCAGTCGGCAGCCAAAGAAAGGTTTGAACTGAAGCAACAGCTGGAATCATTACAATCACAGTTAAAAGATGAGCAGAGTGATAGCTTATGGGAGCGGTATAGTACGGTGTATGACCGTTTCCTGCAACTCGATGGTTATGCTCTTGAATCTGAGGCGGAGGCCACTCTACAACGCGTAAAACTTAATCCCTCAACATGGGCTTTGCCATTCCAGGCATTGAGTGGCGGTCAAAAAACCCGGGCACAATTAGCGCGTCTCATGATCGAAAAACCACAGTTCATCATCATGGATGAACCGACCAACCATTTGGACGGTGAAACATTGTCATGGCTGGAAGAATGGTTACAACATTATTCTGGTGCTGTATTGTTCGTATCCCACGACCGGCGCTTTCTCGATCGAACAGCCCACGCTATCTATGAATTAACTGTGGATGGAAGCCTGCGCTATACAGGTGGTTATACAGCCTATCAAGAACAAAAAGCGATTGAACGACAGACACAGGTTGCGCTTCATAAGAAACAGGAGAAAAAACGCCAAGAATTAATGGATGCGATTAATCGTTATCAAAAGTGGTTTCAGCAAGCGCATCAGGCGGCAGGCAACAATCCTGTTCTTAAGGCAAAAGCGAAAAAGAACGTGACACGATTTAAAGCGAAGGAGTCAGAACTGGAGCGATTGGAGAACGAACAGGTCAAAAAACCACGCGCTGATTCAAAGTTAAAAATACACCTAGATGCCAGTGAATTTAACGCCAGAAAGTTACTGAAAGCGGAAGAGCTTTCATTCTCGTATGACGATCAACCGATGTTTGAGAGAGTAAACTTGTCTATCAATCGGGGTGATCGTATCGCTGTGATAGGTCCCAATGGTTCTGGAAAAACAACGCTTCTTAAATTGTTAATTGGGGCACTGGCACCGACAGCTGGAAAAGTAGCAACACATCCGCAAACGAAGATCGGTTACTTTGCCCAAGAACTTGGTAACTTAAACAATCATCAAACGATTCTCGACAGTTTGCTATCTTTACCAGATATGACCCAGTCCGAAGCGAGGACGCTGCTAGGATGTTTTCTATTCAAGCAGGACGACGTATTCAAAAAAATGCGTGACTTAAGCATGGGTGAAAAATGCCGGGTCGCATTCTTGAAGTTGTATTTAAGCGACGCTAATCTACTTGTCCTCGATGAACCGACCAATTTCCTAGACGTTGACACGCGTGAAATCATTGAGGATATCTTGCAGTCTTATCCTGGGGGGATCGTGCTCGTCTCACACGACCGCTACTTGCTTAGCAAAATAGCCAACCGGGTGATCCAATTAAATAACCACACAGTCCATGATTACCCCGGAGGCTACGATGAATTTATGCAACAAGCTAAGCAGCTCGATCGCGGAGCTCGAGAACAGCATTGGGAAAATGAACGCCAAAGGCTGGAAATGACTTTGACGCAATTAATGACGGCAGATACCACGGGCATGTCCGAAGCTGAGCAAAGGGAACAACTGAATGACATTCGATCGATTCGACAACGGATTGGTGAACTTGAAAAAATGCTTGATAGTTGA
- a CDS encoding DUF4183 domain-containing protein — translation MALQLMKLQIGGSITTNVEPTATKFFNNTTAQTDAGSTLTIDAADFFQDDGSAVTELPELAADNSYFKVYVNGIPQMNDLSTYTPGATGVGSLAIDVPAGGDPIIADTPIVVEVVNFTPSSTTDFTT, via the coding sequence ATGGCGCTTCAATTAATGAAATTGCAAATCGGTGGATCGATCACCACCAATGTTGAACCGACTGCAACCAAATTCTTCAATAACACGACAGCACAAACCGATGCTGGCAGTACCCTAACGATTGATGCTGCTGACTTTTTCCAAGACGATGGTTCGGCTGTCACTGAATTACCTGAGCTAGCTGCTGATAATAGTTACTTTAAGGTATATGTAAACGGCATCCCGCAAATGAATGATTTGTCAACCTATACACCAGGAGCAACCGGCGTCGGATCATTAGCGATCGATGTTCCAGCTGGAGGTGATCCGATTATTGCAGACACCCCCATTGTCGTAGAAGTTGTTAACTTCACGCCATCATCAACAACCGACTTTACGACGTAA
- a CDS encoding phasin family protein has protein sequence MNDWIKKGFSLGLGAAYASKEKAEKYVNDLVAKGDIAPNEAKQMIHELSEKGQGKQEEWSESFRDEIRSSLKQLGFVTTEEADKLRERLNRLEAKLDGQSHDEE, from the coding sequence ATGAACGATTGGATCAAAAAGGGATTTTCCCTTGGATTAGGGGCGGCTTATGCTAGCAAAGAAAAAGCGGAGAAGTATGTCAATGATCTTGTCGCAAAAGGAGATATCGCGCCAAACGAAGCAAAACAAATGATTCACGAACTGAGTGAAAAAGGTCAAGGCAAGCAAGAAGAATGGAGTGAATCATTTCGCGATGAGATTCGTTCATCATTAAAGCAACTTGGATTTGTCACCACAGAAGAAGCTGACAAACTCAGAGAACGGCTGAATCGACTAGAGGCGAAACTTGACGGTCAATCCCATGACGAAGAATAA
- a CDS encoding DUF4183 domain-containing protein, whose amino-acid sequence MANKIKQYTSVHRCPSLLPPSGCRSIYPRYDTQHPNVLPVETQTYYAISDGQRRIYTNDDKLTEYSQCGILNPLEVSYFNLFINGVLQPEILYDIEKGILHLKSKDLPIKGAPIILQFIIIEYPDN is encoded by the coding sequence ATGGCAAATAAGATAAAGCAATATACGTCAGTTCACCGTTGTCCTTCACTTCTACCACCTTCAGGATGTCGCAGCATTTATCCACGATATGATACCCAACATCCGAATGTGCTTCCTGTAGAAACCCAGACGTATTATGCCATTTCGGATGGCCAACGCCGAATTTACACTAATGATGATAAATTAACAGAGTATAGTCAATGCGGAATCCTGAATCCACTTGAGGTGTCCTATTTTAATCTATTTATTAACGGTGTGCTCCAACCTGAAATCCTTTATGACATTGAGAAAGGCATTTTACACTTAAAATCTAAGGATCTTCCGATAAAAGGAGCGCCGATCATTTTGCAATTTATTATCATTGAATATCCAGACAATTGA
- a CDS encoding glycine betaine ABC transporter substrate-binding protein, which translates to MLRKNKLIHLVCILGLIIALAACGNSNGSNHSDQKTADNLGNKDITLSYVAWVSAIASNHVMEAVLEDAGYNVTLKQITSGAMYSSVADGTSDATVCAWLPYTDKSYWEKYKDNLVDLGPHIHKAPLGLVVPEYMDVDSIEDLAKNKNGIGEKTDWTITGIDAGAGQMQVTRKKVMTGYGLDKWHLKSSSGTAMTAALQKAIKNKEPIIVTLWSPHWAFSDFDLKYLKDPKNFYGDPDDIKILTRKGLKEDSPAANKILDQFHWKKENMQKIMSMIHNGLEPKEAARKWVDNHQDIVSEWTKGVQ; encoded by the coding sequence ATGTTGAGGAAGAACAAACTGATTCACCTAGTCTGTATTTTAGGACTTATAATCGCTCTAGCAGCATGTGGTAACAGTAATGGTTCGAACCATTCGGATCAAAAAACGGCGGACAATCTCGGTAATAAAGACATCACCCTCTCTTATGTGGCGTGGGTATCGGCGATTGCCAGTAACCATGTTATGGAAGCTGTCCTTGAAGACGCGGGCTATAATGTGACCTTAAAACAAATTACATCAGGGGCCATGTATTCGAGTGTGGCTGATGGTACCTCAGATGCCACCGTTTGTGCTTGGCTACCATACACAGATAAAAGTTATTGGGAAAAATACAAAGATAATCTTGTTGACCTTGGTCCTCATATTCACAAGGCACCGCTTGGGCTCGTTGTTCCAGAGTATATGGACGTTGACTCTATTGAGGATTTAGCAAAGAATAAAAATGGCATCGGCGAGAAAACGGATTGGACGATTACTGGTATTGATGCTGGTGCCGGGCAAATGCAAGTAACCCGAAAAAAAGTGATGACGGGATACGGTCTGGATAAGTGGCATCTCAAATCCAGTTCTGGCACAGCGATGACCGCAGCATTGCAAAAAGCCATCAAGAATAAAGAACCCATTATCGTGACGCTTTGGTCACCGCATTGGGCCTTCTCAGATTTTGACCTGAAATACTTGAAAGACCCGAAAAACTTTTACGGCGACCCGGATGATATCAAAATATTAACACGCAAAGGGTTAAAAGAAGATTCACCGGCTGCTAACAAGATTTTAGATCAATTCCATTGGAAAAAAGAAAATATGCAGAAAATCATGTCCATGATCCATAATGGCCTGGAACCAAAAGAAGCTGCTCGAAAATGGGTCGACAACCATCAAGACATTGTCTCTGAATGGACGAAAGGTGTTCAATAA
- a CDS encoding ABC transporter permease/substrate-binding protein: protein MVEFFEVMRERQDQLVHALVEHIQISLITLVIAVVIAVPLGIYLSKKDKMAESVIGTSAVLQTIPSLALLGLMIPLVGIGKVPAIIALVIYALLPILRNTFTGIRGVDPSFIEAANAMGMNSRKRLIKVELPLALPVIMAGIRTAMVLIVGTTTLAALIGAGGLGDIILLGIDRNDHLLIILGAIPAALLAILFDAVLRLIQKVSKRSLKAIGVVALAVIIIGIVPFLWGTQKKEIVIGGKIGSEPAILINMYKLLIEQDTDLDVALEPNLGKTSFVFNALKSGDIDIYPEFTGTVITTFLKEEPVSTKRQAVYQQAKTGLHKDFGMALLKPMKYNNTYALAVTEKIAEQYSLNTISDLKQVEDKVKAGFTLEFTDRQDGYQGIQELYDLHFSHLKTMEPKLRYIAVKSGNINLVDAYSTDSELVRYHLKVLKDDKNLFPPYQGAPLFREETLENYPELRSILNQLAGKITNEEMQTMNYDVNVEGQSPRSVAKDYLTEEGLLN, encoded by the coding sequence ATGGTTGAGTTTTTTGAAGTAATGCGGGAACGACAGGATCAGCTTGTTCATGCACTGGTTGAACATATCCAAATCTCGTTAATAACTCTCGTGATCGCGGTTGTTATAGCGGTTCCTCTGGGTATTTATTTGAGCAAAAAGGATAAAATGGCCGAAAGTGTGATTGGTACATCAGCAGTTCTGCAGACGATTCCATCATTGGCATTGCTCGGGTTAATGATCCCGTTGGTTGGTATTGGCAAGGTTCCGGCGATTATAGCGCTTGTTATTTATGCTTTATTGCCCATTCTGCGGAATACGTTTACGGGTATTCGTGGGGTTGATCCGTCGTTTATTGAAGCGGCCAATGCGATGGGCATGAATAGCCGTAAGCGGTTAATTAAAGTCGAGTTGCCGCTGGCATTGCCCGTTATTATGGCGGGGATTCGTACAGCCATGGTGCTCATTGTTGGCACAACAACATTAGCAGCGCTTATCGGTGCAGGCGGATTAGGTGACATTATTTTGTTAGGTATTGATCGTAATGATCATTTGTTAATTATTCTTGGAGCCATCCCTGCAGCGTTGCTCGCGATTTTGTTTGATGCTGTTTTGCGTCTGATTCAAAAAGTGTCTAAGCGATCTTTAAAAGCGATTGGTGTCGTCGCATTAGCTGTGATAATCATTGGCATAGTGCCATTTCTATGGGGAACGCAGAAAAAGGAAATTGTTATTGGTGGCAAAATCGGTTCAGAACCAGCTATTTTAATTAATATGTATAAACTACTGATTGAACAAGATACAGATTTAGATGTCGCTTTAGAACCTAATCTTGGGAAAACGTCTTTTGTTTTTAATGCCCTTAAATCAGGAGATATTGACATCTATCCGGAATTTACTGGAACAGTGATCACGACTTTTTTAAAAGAAGAGCCGGTAAGCACGAAACGTCAGGCTGTTTATCAGCAGGCTAAAACAGGATTGCATAAGGACTTTGGCATGGCCTTATTGAAACCAATGAAATACAATAATACCTATGCTCTGGCCGTTACTGAGAAAATAGCGGAACAATATAGTCTCAATACGATATCCGATTTAAAACAAGTTGAAGATAAGGTTAAAGCGGGCTTTACCTTGGAATTTACCGATCGTCAGGATGGTTATCAGGGTATCCAAGAATTATATGATCTGCATTTCTCGCATTTAAAAACGATGGAGCCCAAATTACGCTATATTGCTGTGAAGTCCGGTAATATTAACCTTGTTGATGCCTATTCAACAGATAGCGAGCTTGTTCGTTATCATCTTAAAGTGTTAAAAGATGATAAAAATCTGTTTCCACCTTATCAAGGGGCGCCATTGTTCCGGGAAGAGACACTTGAAAACTATCCAGAATTAAGGTCAATATTGAATCAGCTTGCTGGTAAAATAACGAACGAAGAAATGCAGACAATGAATTATGACGTCAATGTTGAGGGACAGTCACCTCGAAGCGTAGCGAAGGACTATTTAACAGAGGAAGGCTTGCTTAACTGA
- a CDS encoding ABC1 kinase family protein: MLMKRMRHINRYREVATALVKYGFGYIVKEVGLFHLLSLPKKMAADLRTDNAKSIGVRVRLLMEELGPTFIKLGQLLSLRVDLIPRQLTQELEKLQDEISPVDSEFIKQTIEEELGAPTEELFQTFENTSTAAASIGQVHKATLQTGEDVVVKVRRPRIEAQVENDIEILRDLARLVEQHFSWARHYQLRDIVDEVATAIKNEMDYTQEGRNTEKVGQQFANDRNILIPSVYWEYSTKKVLTTSFIEGKKLRALEDLPADSFNRKVLANRIVHSFLNQVLLSGFYHGDPHTGNMFFLPGNKVAYIDFGQVGILSHSMKHNLASFVIGLMKKDTDILMNAVREMSITPEDIDEKKLRADLDELRDKYYDVPLSEINIQSAVTDIFNTTQKHQIIIPKDYTLLGKSLMTIESIVTELDPELSMIHLAEPYGKKLLLERLHPKNAAAKLWDELTDLTKMLYQLPYQVSDALTKMNRGETKFEMQLPQIDQLLRKLDRVGNRLSFSITLLAFSIIMVGLIVGATFGNSILAKIPAIEIGFIISFLMFLWLIYSIFRSGRF; encoded by the coding sequence ATGCTCATGAAACGCATGAGACATATCAACCGATATAGGGAAGTGGCAACAGCCCTTGTTAAATATGGTTTTGGGTACATTGTTAAAGAAGTAGGCTTATTCCACCTGTTGTCTTTGCCAAAGAAAATGGCTGCTGACCTAAGAACTGACAACGCCAAATCTATTGGTGTAAGGGTACGCTTATTAATGGAAGAGCTTGGGCCGACTTTTATCAAACTCGGCCAATTATTAAGCTTAAGGGTCGATTTAATCCCTCGGCAACTGACGCAGGAGCTTGAGAAACTTCAAGATGAGATATCACCTGTTGATAGCGAATTCATTAAGCAAACGATTGAAGAAGAATTAGGTGCACCGACGGAAGAACTCTTCCAAACGTTCGAAAACACATCTACCGCAGCCGCTTCCATTGGCCAAGTTCATAAAGCGACTTTACAAACAGGCGAAGACGTCGTCGTTAAAGTTCGCCGTCCGCGGATTGAAGCTCAAGTCGAAAACGACATTGAGATTTTAAGAGATCTAGCCCGGCTTGTTGAGCAACATTTTTCTTGGGCCAGACACTATCAATTGAGAGACATCGTGGATGAGGTGGCGACAGCAATAAAGAATGAAATGGACTATACCCAAGAGGGACGGAATACGGAGAAAGTTGGCCAGCAATTTGCTAACGACCGTAATATCCTAATCCCGTCTGTCTACTGGGAATATTCAACTAAAAAAGTGTTAACCACATCTTTTATTGAGGGTAAAAAATTGAGAGCTTTAGAGGACTTACCTGCGGATTCATTTAACAGAAAAGTCCTCGCTAACCGTATTGTCCATTCGTTTTTAAATCAAGTGTTGCTCAGCGGCTTTTACCACGGTGATCCCCATACCGGAAATATGTTTTTCTTACCGGGAAATAAAGTCGCTTATATAGATTTTGGACAAGTGGGGATTCTGAGTCATAGCATGAAACACAATCTTGCCTCGTTCGTGATTGGCTTAATGAAAAAGGATACGGATATCCTTATGAATGCTGTCCGCGAAATGAGTATCACGCCTGAAGACATTGATGAAAAAAAACTGCGGGCTGATTTAGATGAACTCCGTGATAAGTATTACGACGTGCCACTTAGTGAAATCAATATCCAAAGTGCCGTAACAGACATCTTTAACACGACGCAGAAACATCAGATCATCATTCCTAAAGATTACACGTTACTTGGCAAATCACTCATGACCATTGAATCGATCGTCACAGAATTGGATCCCGAGTTAAGTATGATTCATTTGGCTGAGCCTTATGGTAAGAAATTGCTTTTAGAGCGTTTACATCCTAAAAATGCCGCTGCAAAACTATGGGATGAATTAACAGATTTGACGAAAATGTTATATCAATTACCTTATCAAGTGAGTGATGCCCTAACGAAAATGAACAGAGGCGAAACAAAATTTGAAATGCAGCTGCCGCAAATTGATCAATTGCTGCGGAAACTTGATCGTGTCGGCAACCGCTTGTCTTTCAGCATCACCTTACTTGCCTTCAGCATTATTATGGTTGGCTTAATTGTAGGCGCCACGTTCGGAAATAGTATTTTGGCAAAAATTCCTGCTATCGAAATCGGGTTCATCATCTCCTTTCTTATGTTTCTATGGCTCATCTATTCGATCTTTCGTTCTGGTCGATTTTGA